Genomic segment of Nostoc sp. TCL240-02:
TGGTAATCATTTTTTGGTATCCTCAAAAACTATTTTTTTAATGTGGCGTTGCTATCTCAGCATATTTAATTCGTCATTTTTTAGCGTTTGACTTTCTAATTAGAATATTTGCTTGAAATTCTTGGGAGATATTAGTAAAGTTATAATTTATGAAATATTAGGATAAAATGCCCCGTAATTCATAAATTATAATTGCTAATTTTATGATGTTGTGGCGGGTAAAAGGACAATAAATACACTACCTTTCCCCAATTCAGAATTCAGCAAAATAATGCCTTGATGTGCATCAACAATTCGACGAGCAAGGTAGAGTCCCAAGCCACTACCAGAACTCTTGTGACTACCTTGACGAAATCGTTCAAATATGGTGGACTGTTCTTCGGTGGGAATCCCTGGGCCAGTATCCGCGATCGCAACGCTAATATATGCAACTGGATTGGATTTTCCAGATAACTGAGATTGACTACTTTTGTCTAACTGTCGTTGAGAAGTAAAACGAATAGTCACAGACCCGGAGTCGGTAAATTTGATTGCATTGCCGATAAGGTTTGTAAATAGACGATGTAATTCTAAGCGATCACCCATGACTGTGTTTGACTCTTCAATGAAATCCAAATTTAGCGACAGTGTTTTATCTTGAGCTAGAGGTGCTAATTCTCCAGTCACTTCCTCTAGCAAACGTCCTAGATTAACTGGTTGAAATGCCAAACTTTTGCGACCTGCTTCAAAGCGATAAACTTCCAATAAGGTATTGACCATAGTAAGCAGGTTGATATTACTACGGGCCATAATGGTGATTACTTCCTGCATTTGTGGTGATAATGTTCCCAATGCACCTTGTTGAAATAGCATCAACATGCGATCGGCCGCCACTAAGGGAGTGCGTAAATCGTGGGTGAGACGAGAGACAAAATCTTCTCGCTGGCGGGCAATTTCATCACGTTCATCCATACTATGCTTCAAACGTAGGAGCGATCGCACTCGTGCCAGCAATTCATCTACTGTTACAGGTTTGCGGATAAAATCATCAGCACCCAAATCTAATCCATGAGCAACGTTGGGCGCATCGTGGGCAGT
This window contains:
- a CDS encoding hybrid sensor histidine kinase/response regulator, whose protein sequence is MTSQSSRSGKILVVDDSPDNVFLIKTILEEEGYTISTAENGISALAELKASPCDLVLLDLMMPDMDGYEVTKHIRGEMKLPQYIPILLITAHDAPNVAHGLDLGADDFIRKPVTVDELLARVRSLLRLKHSMDERDEIARQREDFVSRLTHDLRTPLVAADRMLMLFQQGALGTLSPQMQEVITIMARSNINLLTMVNTLLEVYRFEAGRKSLAFQPVNLGRLLEEVTGELAPLAQDKTLSLNLDFIEESNTVMGDRLELHRLFTNLIGNAIKFTDSGSVTIRFTSQRQLDKSSQSQLSGKSNPVAYISVAIADTGPGIPTEEQSTIFERFRQGSHKSSGSGLGLYLARRIVDAHQGIILLNSELGKGSVFIVLLPATTS